Proteins from a single region of Thunnus albacares chromosome 16, fThuAlb1.1, whole genome shotgun sequence:
- the ubr7 gene encoding putative E3 ubiquitin-protein ligase UBR7: MMSEEQTEQTVSLVDVLEEDEELEEEASAVLAGSDSDHCSYPQGYVKRQALYACNTCTPKGGEAAGVCLACSYKCHEGHDLFELYTKRNFRCDCGNRKFTELQCKLFPDKEEVNSLNKYSHNFFGEYCTCSRPYPDPDDQVEDEMIQCVVCEDWLHGRHLGCVVPDCVELQEMICESCMNKNPFLWTFAAHLAVPGESVEEEVKEETAGSDELNMNLNQSEKVDDVIEPSCKRSRRETEPSCRLKELEAAGQKRVQSGAVFWPSAWRSKLCSCSSCQESLSEAGLSFLLDELDTVLAYENKGKNSEQRQPGHDPLMSALDNLNRVQQLEIIHGYNDMKTELKDFLQRFAAEGKVVTPDDIRQFFEQQQSRKRRRVDAGRFYST, from the exons ATGATGTCAGAAGAGCAGACGGAGCAGACGGTGTCTCTGGTGGACGTCctggaggaagatgaggagttGGAGGAAGAAGCTTCAGCCGTGTTGGCGGGAAGTGACTCTGATCACTGCTCATACCCCCag ggctACGTGAAGCGGCAGGCTCTGTACGCCTGTAACACCTGCACACCGAAGGGAGGCGAGGCAGCAGGCGTGTGTTTGGCGTGTTCATACAAATGTCACGAAGGTCATGACCTTTTCGAGCTCTACACCAAAAG gaACTTCCGCTGTGACTGTGGAAACAGGAAGTTCACAGAGCTGCAGTGTAAACTCTTCCCT GACAAAGAGGAGGTCAACAGTCTGAACAAATACAGCCATAACTTCTTTGGAGAGTACTGTACCTGCAGCCGGCCCTACCCAGATCCAGACGACCAG GTGGAGGACGAAATGATtcagtgtgtggtgtgtgaggATTGGCTGCATGGAAGG CACCTGGGCTGTGTGGTTCCAGACTGTGTGGAGCTGCAGGAGATGATTTGTGAGTCTTGTATGAACAAAAACCCCTTCCTGTGGACCTTCGCCGCTCACCTGGCAG TTCCAGGTGAGTCAGTTGAAGAAgaggtgaaggaggaaacagcaGGATCAGACGAGTTGAACATGAACCTGAATCAGTCTGAGAAG GTTGATGATGTCATCGAGCCGAGCTGTAAGCGAAGCCGTCGGGAGACGGAGCCGAGCTGCAGACTGAAGGAGCTCGAGGCGGCTGGTCAGAAAAGAGTCCAATCAGGAGCCGTGTTCTGGCCGTCAGCGTGGCGCTCGAAACTCtgctcctgcagcagctgccag GAGAGTCTGTCTGAAGCTGGTTTGTCCTTTCTGTTGGACGAGTTGGACACCGTCCTCGCCTATGAGAACAAAGGCAAGAACAGCGAACAGAGACAGCCGGGTCACGACCCTCTGATGTCAGCGCTGGACAACCTGAACCGAGTGCAGCAGCTAGAGATCATCCACG GATACAACGATATGAAAACTGAGCTGAAGGACTTTCTGCAGAGATTCGCAGCAGAAGGAAAG GTTGTGACTCCAGATGATATCCGCCAGTTctttgagcagcagcagagtcgcaAAAGAAG
- the tmem251 gene encoding transmembrane protein 251: protein MMNFRQRMGWVGVALYLLLSVLLVYYVFEVQRFSLEHVQRGATSPSAPPPAVSWSQGIGTRLPPLPAWMWASVFLLPYLQLFLFLFSCTRADPRAVGYCVLPVCLALLCSRRHAVGKPSNHSGSPLIDT from the coding sequence ATGATGAACTTCCGTCAGAGGATGGGCTGGGTGGGCGTGGCTCTCTACCTGCTACTCAGCGTGCTGTTGGTGTACTACGTGTTTGAGGTTCAGCGGTTCAGTTTGGAACACGTGCAGAGAGGTGCAACCAGCCCGTCAGCTCCACCCCCCGCCGTCAGCTGGAGTCAGGGCATTGGCACCCGCTTGCCACCACTTCCTGCTTGGATGTGGGCGTCGGTCTTCCTGCTGCCATACTTGcagctcttcctcttcctgttctcCTGCACAAGGGCGGACCCTCGCGCCGTCGGTTACTGTGTCCTACCTGTCTGCCTTGCCCTGCTCTGCAGCCGCCGCCACGCCGTTGGCAAGCCGTCCAATCACAGCGGCTCACCACTTATAGACACATAG